GACAAATGGAAAGCAAAAATCCGTTGATATTCACCACCTGAAGATAGACCACTTTCATAGTAGTCCACCTAAAAAAATTCTGTTTTCTATAATTTTGTATTATTTTATAATAATATATTGTAATTTTTTAGAAAAAGAAAACTGAATTTATTAAGTTACAATTAGTTTAATTTTATCGAAAACTGATATTCACAGAAAATAATACATTTATATTACAATTGTTTTAAAAAATATAGAAATATTTACAATCTATGACACTTTTTTTAACTTTAACTAGATCTTGATCCGCGCGACTGTGCGAATGCATATTTTACAATATTTACAAACTTAAAAAACGAAAAGTTAACGGTTCTAGTTTCAGTCTTTTGTTTATATGTTTAAACTATGTATTTTTTAAGTGTATTGTGTAACAGGGGTCCATAAAATTAAATAGATTAAATAGATTGCTGTTAGGAAACATATTCGATAGAAGCAATTTAGTTATTAACATCCACGATATTTACGTGGGTAATAAGCTTGTGATCTCTTTTTAAATGATCAGGAGATATTGCTCACGCCAATTCAATCTAAATTATAGGAACAAATATGTAAATTAGTTCAATAGAGTAGAATATTCCTTTTGGACAATATATGTGGGAGATATGTATCTTGCACCGTAATATGAGGTTTATGGGTTTGGTACGTGTTACAGTTATGGCAATGCGGTTTAGAAAGATTAATTCGATAGCTTTTCAAATTAATTGATTAGTTGAGCAATCTATATATATAAACCGGTTCAATGGTCCATAAAAAATATATGCATTTGTATGCTGGTATTTATTATGGTTTAGTGTTTGTATGAAATGGTACCGCGCTGGTTTATACATCACTCTAGTGAATTCATATAACGTTTACATATACAAATTTACGTGCTCACTTTGTTAACGTACACATAATGAAATGGTTCAGGCATTGAAATATTTTTGTTTTGGTTTCTATGCTTGGTTTGATACGGCATACAACTTTTTGTATGTATGTGAAAGAGCATTATTTGATTATCATTGATAGCTTAACAAAAATGGGCAAAGATATTTATTTATTCTATTAAAAGAGAAGTCATGACTTAGTTCATGTGTGATTTTTTAATTTGGACCACCCCTTAGAAAGTTATTAAAATTAACTTTTGTATAAATATTTAAATTATTTGAATTATTCTAAGACAAACAAATCAAATAGATATTCTTATATTTACTCTAAAATTATATTTAATAAAATATTTTCATATCTTTTTATTTACAATATAAATATAAATATATATATATATTTAAATTTTATTAAAATAAACTTTTTAAATAATTAAATAATTTCGTGTTTATTTAACATAAATGTAAATTCATTTTTCACTTAAGCAAAACTTTTAAATATTTAGTTAATGTCGTGTTTATTTTAAAATTTAATTTATATTTTATTTTAACTAAAACGAACTTTTAAAATATCTAACTAATTTTCCAATTATAACTAAACACATGTACAGTTTTGTATTAATCTGCGATATTAATTTAATATAATATTTTTTAATAAATCTTTGATTTCACCAGTAAAAAAATTCAATTTGGAATTTTGTATCAAATGATTTAAAATATGAAAATTTAAAACAAATAAATTTAATTATTGTATGTGAACTGTAAAATTATTTTGTTTTAAAATGTTATATTAAACAATTAATAATATGGTAAATATTACAATTAATCATGTAAAACAAATAATTATTTGTGTAAAAATAAAATAATCACCCGCACGGTTTTACGGATCAAAATCTAGTAACAAAATTAAAAATCCATTTCGTGTAATATATAAGGTCAACATGAAATAATTAATCTATCTTATTAAGATATCAATCTATCCAAACAACAATATTTATTTTTTACTACTATCAAAGTTGTCAAACAAAACCTTTAGGTGCTTCTACTTTAATAAAATAGATTACACCTTACGACACATTGTTATACAGACACACTTTCTCTAACCACTACTGTTGGATCCTAACTAACCATCATCCTTTTTCGTTACATACCAAATATATAGCTCCTTCCTAATGATTCTTTTGGCGATTTGCTCCCAACCGTCAATCTTCTTTTATTGCCAAAGGCTGAGATTTAATATCACAAATCTGGACAAGACACATATCTAACTTTTAACAACCACCATTAGATTTACTTCTTATTTCTGACGGTCCAGATCAAATTCTACAATTCACATCTTCTTTCCCCAAATCATTCTCGTCTCTAACCTCTTCATTCTTCATCACCCACAAAGTTAACAAGATAATTAATCAGAAATCAAAACCTGATTATTGGATCATAAGTTGTGGTTTGTGAGCTAATTAACCTTGTTTTGTCAATGTCTTTTACTGTAACTCCAAGTTTCTAACTCTTTGAACAACAACCCTCTCACTTATCGCCAACGAATGGAATAAATTTCTTTAATATGTATTGGCTTTACTTTTAGCCCACACACTTTAATCAATTCACAGATTTCTATTCTGGACATTTTGCCTAACTTGGTTACGCTGGTTTAAAAACCTCATCTACCTATACACCCCCGTACACTGCCTCAACCGTACACATGTACGCTCTTCCCATCAACTACATTATATTAACCATGTTTCTACTGACTGGTTCTATGAGTTGTGGAAAATTGGTAACAAAATTACACAATCACAGTCCTTACAGTTTCCTACGGAGTTAGATTTTCAGAATCATTTGCTAGTACACTGCAGAACTAAGCTACAAGTTGTCCACGTGTACAACTATGTCAACTGTACATCATGGAACTACGAGCTGTCCACGTGTACAACTATGCCAAGCTACAAGCTACAATTCGTATACACAAAACAGCAATACACATATGTTCTAGCCAAATCAAAACATCATCCTCGAACAATCTGATTGTAGTGAATCCTATATACACCAGACCTTCTTCTACGATTGCGCATTCACTCACCTCCATCCTTCTTCTTTTTGGACATACCTATACACCCCCGTACACAACCCTCCGCACACTATATGTTCCTACCATCAACTAAATTATATTGTCTCTTATAAATTCATGAATTTGGCTAAACAATTTGGCTAAATATCTCTAGGGACGATTTAAGATGAATGGAGAAATGTATGTATAAGTTAGAACATAACCATGAGACTCAGAAAAAAATCTAGAAGCGAGAGGATAATCTAGGGTGGATTTGTTTAGGCAATCAATATAGTCTAGCGTTTTAGTGAATTTACGAGGAAACAACCAAAAAACGTCCAGGTAAGAAGAAGCGAGATGTCTCGTGTCCCAAGAGGAAATAAAGCCGAATGTCGAACCAGAATAGAAATAGACGTAGAAGTTTGGGTCAGAGACGTGGTTTCAGTCTTATACGGGCCATTTGTATAAAGTATAAACTGAAGATATTTCTCAACATCACAAAATCAAGGCGAACCGGAAGGCACCGACCCAAATCGGATTAAACTGCCAAGTAGCTCGTCACGCTGTTTGCAAGCCAACACGTCAAAACACCACAACTGCCATGTGTCTCCCCCTCGACAAAACCAACGCCGCTTTTGCTCTAGACAACTACTATTTCAGATTATTTTCCAAAAGTAAAACTTGGGAACAGACATAAGAATGTCTTGTAGTTCCTCAGATATTCTCATGAACATTTCACTTTTCTGAACCACACTTCTTTTGAACTTTCCTGTTTCTATCGCCAAACGAGTTTCAAATCTAAAGCTTCACAATGGCAGCTTACCATGTTTCTCATGAGTCAAATCAACCACAAGGCAATCCTCAAAACATTATATTTTTTTGTAAACTTAAATATTGTTTCTTATATATGTAACAATTAGCTGAAATGATAAAGTACCATACCATGCATGTGTTTTACTTTCCATGAATTTTTTCAGCCCCGTCGCCTCTCTACCCTCCGGTAATGGAGGCTCCACCACCACCGTATCCACCAACCAGCACGAGGTTCCAAGACTACTACAGTGGCTACGGTCAGCCACATCCACCGCCCCTGCGTCCATATAGAGATGAATACTATGGAGAAGGAGAGTATATGGGTTGCTTTCCTTTTCTCAGAACCTGGTAAACTCCAACGTTATTATATGATATAGTATGTCTCATTTCTGTCGTTGGGTGGTCTAACTAGAGATTTCTGTCTTCAGTTTTTTTTTTCCTTTTGAATATGTTGAAAGAGGTTTCGAATGCTTATAATTGAACTATGAATAATTATGTCACGGTATGTGAGTTAACTCAGTTTGATAAAGCATTAAAAACAATGATAGTAGATTTTTTTTTTTTTTGAAACAAACAATGATAGTAGATTTTTTTTTTTCCTTTTTGTAAATAAATCACTAATATGTCTTTGGATTTTTGGAATGATGCAGTTTGACAACTCTATGTTGTTGCTGGTTTGTGGAACGATGTTGCCTTCCAAGTCGTTACTAGTTCTTTTATATGAGTTACTTTTGATCCACTATATGTGTTGTGTAATGTGCAAATCAGAAATCTTGTTTATGAAACATTGACTTCTGATTATTTTCTTATAGAAAGGTTTTGAATAGTTATCGCATGCATCCATAGTTATGGTCCACGATTCATGGCGCAACTCTTGAAAAGCTTATCCACATTATCGACCTAAGTATTCCCCAACAAAACTCGCTAGATCAACATTGAAAATAGGAATATTACAAGGAGCTTTATAGACAAAAGACCACATAACAAATTCAGAAGATCGTGTGTGTTATGATTGTTGGTAGAGATGACTTTAGTTGTCGCTGTATGCTATAAGTGATATAGATATTTTATGTTAGGCTTCTTTTTTTTTTTGAATTATACTAGTTACGTGTTAGGCTTCAAAATTGATTAACAAATAAACACATCAATCCGATAAGGGACATAGCCATAGAAGATAAAGAAATATGTCAAAAGGAACGAGGAAGTCACTCGCCAACAAAAAGTTGATTTCGCTGTTAAACTGCAGATGACAATTTTAAAGTTATACTTGTCGTTGATCTCGCATAAATGAAAACTGATTAGCAAAATCTTGCAGTTTGCAAAAAGCAAATTAACATTCGGTGTAGTAGTTTTTCATAAGGCCAATCAAAGCCAAAGTTAAGAAGATGTAATCATTTTGGTCTAACCTTTTTTTATTTAGGAGCATAACTTACTGTTGAATTGGAAAGGTGAAACAGAATTCTCCAAGATTCACTTTGTCGGTCAGAAGTTTCCACAAGGGATGAAGCACATTGCGTAAATAAACTCAGCATGCTTGAGTAAGATGGCCAATCACATCCTGAAGGTTTTGTATAAAGTACTTGGAGTTGGAAATGATTGTAACAACGTCCACCGACAATTCTAAAAGATTCTTAAACTTGAAATTCGTTGACGGCAAAAAAAAAACTGAAAATATAAATAATATGACGACAAAATTATACTCCTTCCTTCTGTTTTTTAATACAAGTCGTTTTAGAAAAAATTTTATGTTTCAAATTATATGATGTTTTCGGTTTTCTATATAAAATTTATTAACATTTAATGTTATATGACCAATGATAATATACTTTCTATTTTATTATTGATTGATTTATGGTTAGGTAAATAATTAATGATATTTTTGTTTAAAAAATATAAAAATTAATAATTTTTTTAATCTAGGTGCACAATTCTAAAACCACTTATATTAAAAAACCGAGGAAGTAACATACACGGTATCCTTCAGTTTTGAATGTGACACACGGTCTCTTTATTGACGTTTAAGTTTGAAAAATTGAAGTCTTTATTGACGCAATCTTATTCTCATTAAATCTACACATGCTTGTTAATATTAAAGCATAAAACATAAAAGCATTTGTCATACTCATAAGTCTCCGGGAGTTCCAAAATTAGACGAAAACATCATGTTTTTAATCAATTCAGGGATCATGAGACTAAAACAACTTTATTTTTACTTCATTCAGACATGGATCCAGTAGCTTAAACATGGATGTGACCTGGGGTCTTTAATGTAATATTTTTACAACAAACAAGGTGATTGCTATTATTACTCTCACGAGCTTCATAATCTATTATTCGAGCTTCTTATATAAATAGAATATTAAATGAAATGGATTGGATTGGACTTGTTTTTTTGGTGAAATCGTTTCAAATTTACGTAGGTAATTTGGATCATAGGTTTACAACATCATCACTTCAACGAACAAACGATACATATAAACTCCATTTGTTATTTTTGTTACTATATTTATTTTAACCTATCAAATATCAAACACCATTCGAGATTTTGACTGTTGAATACCTTTTTCTTCAGTTAATTAGTCTTAAACCAGAATCTACTGAAAATAATTTTTAAACTTTTTCTTTTGACTGCAAAAGTGCAAATTCACAAACTCTAACAAAATCTATCCACATGTCTTTTTAACATTTTATTGTTGTTACTCTCCTTTGATGGCTTTGGTAACAAAAACAAATCAAAGTTAGCACCGTTGCGCCAGCTTGGCAAGAATCATGGGGTCCCACAAAGCTATCAGCTGGGAGCCAGCAGACGATCCAGCTTTACGATTAGATGCAGTGTCGTTTCCGTAAATAACAAGAGATCCAGGCCCATATTCCTACTATAACACACTACTTCCACACTTTTAACTCACGAGACAGACACGAGTCTCGTGATAATAGAACACTTGTGTCGGCAAAAGCTACGAGTCACACTTGTCTCTTATTACGCTTTTGTCGTCACACTTCAAAAAAAATTAATTAATTTGAAACCGAAACGTTGCGTTTCGTTTCACCGGCGCCGGAATAAAATGAGGAAAGAGATTCCGCCGCCGGTGTCCACCACCACCGTCTGTTTCGAGAATAAGCCACTGGTCGCTACATTGCTAGCTCTCTCCCTCGTCATGATCATCTGGAACCTTCCTCCTTACTACCACAACCTCATCTCCACCGCTCCTCCCTGCTCCGCCTCTCCCACCACCACCATACTCTCCACCTCCTCCTCATCTTTTTCACCTGAGAATTTCACCGCCTCTCTCTCCGCCACGCCGGCAACTTCTCCATCAGATCCGAACAAACGCGTTTTCCAACCGTTCGGAAACGCGGCGGCGCTATTCGTCCTCATGGGAGCTTACCGCGGCGGTCCATCATCCTTCTCCGTCGTCGGACTCGCCTCGAAACCGATCCACACCTTCGGAAAACCATGGTTCAAATGCGAGTACCTATCCAACAACGGAACCACAACACGAGCCACCAAAGCCGTGAAGATTCTCCCGGACTGGGGCTACGGACGAGTCTACACCGTCGTGGTCGTCAACTGCACGTTCCCCTCGAACCCCAACTCCGATAACTCCGGAGGCAAACTCATCCTCAACGCTTACTACAACGAATCTCCGAACCTCTTGGAGAGGCTCACAGCCCTCGAGGAGGACGCCGGATCTTACAACGAGTCGAAATTCTCACCGCCGTATCCGTACGAGTACCTCTACTGCGGCTCGTCGCTGTACGGGAACGTGAGCTCGTCGCGTATGAGGGAATGGATGGCTTACCATGCTTGGTTCTTCGGAGAGAGATCGCATTTTGTTTTTCACGATGCCGGTGGGATTTCGGCGGAGGTTAGGGAGGTTCTTGAGCCGTGGATTCGAGCAGGGAGGGTCACGGTTCAGGACATTAGGGACCAGGCTCAGTACGATGGGTACTACTATAACCAGTTCTTGATTGTTAATGATTGTTTGCATCGGTATCGTCACGCTGCGGAGTGGACCTTCTTCTTTGATGTTGATGAGTATATTTATTTGCCTGATGGGAATACGCTTGAATCGGTTCTTGCTGAGTTTTCGGATTATACACAGTTCACTATTGAGCAGAACCCGATGTCTAGTGTTCTTTGCTTGAACGATTCAACTCAAGGTTATCCCAGGTACTGCTTTCGAGTCTCCTTTGTAATGCAATTGAATTCAAAGAAGTCAATTGTTATTGTTTAGTACTTAGTAGAACTGAGCATTCGTTTTTTGGTTTGATTGTTTTAGTTTTCGGTTCTTTGTGAAATATAAATTAGAAGATATCGGAACTGTCTAAGTATTTTATAAAGTTGGGTCCGGTTTGGTTCTTTAGTTCCGGTAAAAACATTAACAACAACTAATACTGAAAAGTTGCTCAAAAAAAGAAAAAAAAACTGAAAAAATGAAATTCAATTTGGATGTTAGACAATTTGGATTGTTTGAAATAAAATACTGGATAATTCGGACTAATTCATATAATTTGGATAGAAATATTCGGATACAAACATAAATTTTGATAATTCCTAGACTCTAGTTATTTTAAAATTAAATATAATAGATATATTAGTTGTATTTCGGGTATTCAAGTAATTCGGTTCCGATTCGGTTTAGTAATTTTAGTATGGAGAAACATGAACCATTTAGATGGTTTTCTGTTCGGTTATTTGGAATTTGGAACGCCTAAGCGTAATTGTAGGATAGAACCTGGAAATTAGCTTTTACTTTGATCAGTGATGTTTCTGAAAGGAAAACACTTGTTTTCTTGTTTGGTGTGTGTTTGTTATCAGGCAATGGGGATTTGAGAAGCTACTATTCAGAGAATCAAGAACAAACATACGACGTGACAGGAAATATGCGATCCAGGCCAAGAACGCTTTTGCGACAGGAGTTCACATGTCTGAAAACGTAGTAGGGAAAACGCTACACAAGACAGAGACGAAGATCCGTTATTACCATTACCACAACACCATAACAGTACACGAGGAGCTTTGCAGAGAGATGTTACCTGCTTCAGCCAAGGAGAAGGTGACATTGTACAAGAAGCTTCCATTTGTGTATGATGACAGCATGAAGAAGCTAGTGAACACGATTAAAGAGTTTGAGCAGAAAAAAATTGGGACCAAAGATGTGAAGCATTTCTCATGACAAGAGTCAAGAGATAACAACTTAATCCCTCTGATAATCATTTTGTTTGTAAAGGTACAGTAGTTGTTTCCGTTTTAGTTGTATCATCTGTTTTGTCCTCTTTTACTATTTCATTAATAACTTTTAGCAAACATTTTTTTAGTGTGTTGTTGTGTTCTCTGTTTAAGTTTTAAACTTAGTATAAACCCAAACAAAACAATTGCAAGGACAAACATGCGATTCCATTATCAGTTTCACAGAAGAAAATTCGAGCCGGTTCCAAACTTCAAATTGAACAAACTAAAGGCTACAAATAGAGTATCATTATTCTACCGGTATGCAGAACTGGTTCTTAACCAAGAACATTTCAACAAGTAATACGAGACACGAGAGATGTACTAACTCCTATATATACAGTAACTGTTTAACTGTGTTACTCCTGTGATTCAGTTAAGCGGTTTTCAAGAATCAGTATCCTTAGGTGATTCGCCTACTACTCGGTCTTCCTTGTTTTCTTGTTGCGCCTTCTTCCAACGGGATCAAGTTGCAGTGGATCGTGTGTGACACTGGTTTCTCTAGCTGAAACAGCCTGCAATGCCCCCACAAGAACAACAAGTTTACCAAACTAAGTTTACTATTTTAACTAAACTGAATGTTCTTTTCTTTGGTAATTAACATACAAGATCAAACATACATTTTGCATTAGTATCTCCATTACAAGGATGTGGCAGTAAGAAATTATTTATTGAAAATTGGACTAAACGAGATTACCTACGGATGCTTGCACAAGGTCGGGCACTGAACAGTCAATGCGTACTTGCAAGTAGATAGCTCAGTTATCGAAGTGACCATTGCCCTGGTCTCTGAGCATACAAACCTCACCTGCATTGAGAAATTTTCAAGAATAATGAAATCCTTAATTCCATCAGCCAAATGCTAAAAAACAACAGACACTAGTTTATACCTCGACTTCACGAGGCGTTCCTGTAAGATCACATGTGGTTCCATTTGTGTATATATGAGAGTGATACCTGCAAAAAAAAAAACACAACCTCTGAGATATACAGCCTTGGGCTATAAGTCAAAAGTAAAACCTCAGGTTATATACCTCTCTTTCATTGTAGAAACATCAGATACATTTTGATTAAATGCAGCAGTTGCCTCTGGGTCATACTTACCCAAGGAAAATTCTTGGACAATCTGCAGTGGCAGGACACAGAAGGGTATTCAAAACACATCAAGCCGTAGCAGCTACACAGTGAAACAGAGAGAATCAAGAAATCACCAAAAGGGAAGCAGATGAAAAGTATATTTACCTTGGTGCCATCCTCAATGTGTAGCTGCCTTACGGACCCTTGATGACAAAACTCATAGAACCACCAACCCTCTTGCTGCAGCAAAAAACATGGGTTCAGTTTTGTGATATGAACCTTAATAAAGAACTAGAAGATTTTAAGACTAACCTTCCTCTTAACCCTAAACTCTCTTAGAGATTAAGGTTAATTCTTAGAAGTTTGTTTTCTTTTTTAATCATACGAAATCCTTATATAAGGATCCATCTTAAACTAATATAAAAATGAAAACTTCAAAGCTAATTATTAATAGAAAATCAACAAAAAAAAAAAATCTTGATGTAAATATCATAAACTATCTAAGCATATATCATTTTGCTTAATTCTCTCAAATGTGGCCTTACCCTGACAAGGCACTTTTCATTCAGCGGCTGAAGCAGCTTATCAGGAGTCTTAAGCTTCATCTGTTTATCAGTTTCCATCAACACAGTGCTAATGTTTTGCATCGTAGAGGTTTTCCATCCACTCGCAACTTCCTCTTCCTTTGGTAAGAAACATAAGTATCGTCTCCCTTGCTTATCAAGCATTACCATTGACTCCAGATTATCACCCTATTATCACACAGAGACCTCTCTGTCTGTTCAGTGGTTTTAAATCACTAAATTGTGGACGATAGGAGATTAGTTTTTTACCGGGTGAAACGGTGAATATTCGGGAAGAAACTCGACCGTGTGATTTGGTTCACGATTGTTTCGGCTGAATGTTCCCACTGTTTTGATCCAGACTGAAATATTGTGAATTCCCTTGCCCTTCCATTGATCACATAGAACGTATAAATATACAGAGTTTGGTAAGCTTGTTACGCTTTACATGGGATTGATATCTAAGAAGATATACACTCCTAGAATATAGGAGAGCATATAGCATATTCTAATACCCCCCCTCAGTCTAATCGTCGGGTGCTCTGACGTAGAGACTGTGTTTGAATTCATTGAATAATGAGGTAGGGAGGCCTTTGGTGAATATGTCGGCATATTGAGATGAAGATGGTACATGCAGGACTCGAACCTGTCCCATTGCAACTTTCTCGCGGACAAAATGGATGTCAATCTCCACGTGCTTTGTTCTTTGATGCTTGACCGGATTGTTTGATAAGTAGACGGCGCTGACGTTGTCGCAGTACACTAACGTGGCTGCGGTTATTGGGACTTTGAGCTCAAGCAAAAGATTACGTATGTAGCAAGTTTCTGCCACTGCGTTGGCCACTCCTTTGTACTCTGCTTCGGAGCTTGACCTTGATACTGTGTCCTGCCGTTTAGAAGACCATGAGACTAGGTTATCCCCGAGGTAGATGCAGTAACCAGACGTCGATCTTCGCGTGTCAGGGCATCCGGCCCAGTCTGCATCCGTGTAGGCAGTCAGAGACGTGGAGGAGGTCTTGTGTAGTTGCAAGCCATGAGATAGAGTGCCCTGTAGATATCGAAGCACTCGTTTCATTGCGAGATAATGTGATAGTCTTGGATCATGCATGTACAAGCACAACTGGTGAACCGCATACTGGATGTCTGGACGTGTCAGAGTAAGGTATTGTAGAGCTCCGGCGATGCTTCTATATAATGTTGGATCGTTAATCTTGTCGCCATCTTCAGCAGAAAGTTTTGACTTTAAATCCACTGGCGTCGAGATAGGCTTGCAGTCCTGCATTTTAGCACGAACTAGAATATCTTTAGCATAAGCCGATTGGCTCAAGAAAAGACCACCATTTTTGTAATCTACTTTGATGCCGAGAAAGTAGGAGAGGCGTCCAGCGTCTGACATTTCGAACTCCTGTTTGAGAAGAGCCGTGATCGTCTGTCTTAGCTTCTGAGTAGATGCCGTGAGAAGGATGTCGTCTACGTACAGAAGAAGGTAAGCCCGTTCGGAACCTTTATCGTACACGTAAAGGGAGTTGTCGCTGCTACTCATTTGGAATCCGAGTTTCTGAACAAAGCCAGAGAAGCGTGCGTTCCATGCTCGCGGTGCCTGTTTGAGGCCGTAAATTGCTTTCTCTAGTTTCCAAACGTGATGTGGTCTTGATGAATCCGCCATTCCTGGTGGTTGATGCATGTAAACCTTCTCGTCCAACTTGCCATGGAGGAAGGCATTCTTGACGTCTAGATGATGGACCTCCCAATTATTCTGTAATGCTAGATGGAGGACGGAGCGGATCGTGACTGGTTTCACCACGGGGCTGAAAGTCTCGTCGTAGTCCAAACCCGCTTCTTGCGATTTCCCATTTGCGACAAGTCGCGACTTATGTCGCTTAATCTCACCATCTGCACCTGTCTTATGTTTATAAAGCCACATGGAACGAATAATATTAGCATCAGGAGGCCTAGGTACTAGACTAAACGTTTTATTCTTAACCATGGCACCGTACTCATCGTTCATTGAGGGGTTCCAGTTCGGAT
The DNA window shown above is from Brassica oleracea var. oleracea cultivar TO1000 chromosome C3, BOL, whole genome shotgun sequence and carries:
- the LOC106334329 gene encoding cysteine-rich and transmembrane domain-containing protein 1 — its product is MAAYHVSHESNQPQAPSPLYPPVMEAPPPPYPPTSTRFQDYYSGYGQPHPPPLRPYRDEYYGEGEYMGCFPFLRTCLTTLCCCWFVERCCLPSRY
- the LOC106335673 gene encoding uncharacterized protein LOC106335673, with the translated sequence MRKEIPPPVSTTTVCFENKPLVATLLALSLVMIIWNLPPYYHNLISTAPPCSASPTTTILSTSSSSFSPENFTASLSATPATSPSDPNKRVFQPFGNAAALFVLMGAYRGGPSSFSVVGLASKPIHTFGKPWFKCEYLSNNGTTTRATKAVKILPDWGYGRVYTVVVVNCTFPSNPNSDNSGGKLILNAYYNESPNLLERLTALEEDAGSYNESKFSPPYPYEYLYCGSSLYGNVSSSRMREWMAYHAWFFGERSHFVFHDAGGISAEVREVLEPWIRAGRVTVQDIRDQAQYDGYYYNQFLIVNDCLHRYRHAAEWTFFFDVDEYIYLPDGNTLESVLAEFSDYTQFTIEQNPMSSVLCLNDSTQGYPRQWGFEKLLFRESRTNIRRDRKYAIQAKNAFATGVHMSENVVGKTLHKTETKIRYYHYHNTITVHEELCREMLPASAKEKVTLYKKLPFVYDDSMKKLVNTIKEFEQKKIGTKDVKHFS